Proteins from one Deinococcus sp. AB2017081 genomic window:
- a CDS encoding endonuclease domain-containing protein — translation MDENLTFSYIEESFLNAARPKIRSLQWQVWVDWKYRVDFYIPERRLIVELDGHDYHSSKEQREYDAKRDRYLSKKGFRVIRFTGREVNRDVNKCVQDTIEIADSLPRVESQISADRDMNNPNPDTYQNFSGYCSYMQMIINVIFKKYGIGNHPDAFIRLKIDGYDPLSIGVIDKNLIYIAYSFNLNGDRAVDPEIILYRYFDTNTNRFELIPFSFESFTGFFMELARLDDIGRVEIIDQMEYMSTANYIEGMARRIENAGFLNARVEDFSMGITE, via the coding sequence GTGGACGAAAATCTTACATTTTCATACATCGAAGAGTCCTTTTTAAACGCTGCACGTCCTAAAATTAGATCACTTCAATGGCAGGTTTGGGTGGACTGGAAGTACCGAGTCGACTTCTATATCCCGGAGAGGCGATTAATTGTTGAACTGGATGGGCACGATTACCATTCAAGTAAAGAGCAGAGGGAATATGACGCGAAGAGGGACAGATACTTATCGAAAAAGGGGTTCAGAGTTATAAGATTTACCGGTAGAGAAGTAAATAGGGATGTCAATAAGTGTGTTCAGGATACAATCGAAATCGCAGATAGTCTGCCTCGCGTTGAATCACAAATATCCGCCGATCGTGATATGAACAATCCCAATCCTGATACTTATCAAAATTTCTCAGGTTACTGTTCGTATATGCAGATGATTATCAACGTAATTTTTAAAAAATATGGGATTGGAAACCACCCAGATGCTTTTATCAGATTAAAAATAGATGGATACGATCCACTTTCAATCGGAGTGATAGATAAGAATCTGATATATATAGCGTATTCTTTTAATCTTAATGGCGATAGGGCAGTCGATCCAGAAATCATTCTATATAGATATTTTGATACTAATACGAACCGTTTTGAGCTAATCCCGTTCTCGTTTGAGAGTTTTACAGGATTTTTTATGGAACTTGCTCGACTAGATGATATCGGGCGAGTGGAAATAATTGATCAAATGGAATATATGTCAACAGCAAACTATATTGAGGGGATGGCTAGAAGAATAGAAAATGCTGGTTTCTTAAATGCGCGAGTTGAAGACTTTTCAATGGGTATTACCGAATAA
- the recG gene encoding ATP-dependent DNA helicase RecG, with the protein MATVAELREKLRRPLSAELASGCQNRVVAGGVEKLLASPLGNPFPKVRETLRGYGEWDAGAREAAIRAALALLVDEQAAVKVPAKTAAKVATPVAAPGERLPPDAPVERLNTGPGGARKLQSLGLHLLRDVLHAYPHRHEDRRALPDLAEVEEGQKVTVEGRVVAKSRRSPRPGMLVIDVTLETPSGGRVKATWFNQPWVEKQLREGARLVLTGRVKKFGRSVQLGVEHLETVDAAQDSLSTGRIVGVYDSKDGISQEFLRRAAHRALETVPLDDYLPAHWRRQYALTDLGDALWGMHFPHDEAHLSRAGARLRFDEYLFLELRMLLQGEDAVLEGKRFNAKSDDIHTFEGALPFRFTNAQRRVLLEITDDMRSDRQMARLVQGDVGSGKTAVAACALYLAVRDGYQGALMAPTEILARQHYANLVGYLGQLDVRVGLLMGAMTPKAKLEMQTRIAEGSVDVVVGTQALIQENVRFDNLGLAVVDEEHRFGVQQRRKLLSGRPDVLVMSATPIPRSLALTAYGDLELSIIDELPPGRTPIETKLIQDNFRAQAYGFVMGQIREGRQAFVVTALIEESDTLELLAATQLADDLKAILPEARIDLLHGKMSAAEKDYVMERFRARDFDILVSTTVIEVGVDVPNASVMVIENAERFGLAQLHQLRGRVGRGSAKSYCVLIAGEHSQKTRKRLKIIEGSTDGFVIAEADLKLRGPGEIRGTRQSGIPDLRLADLANDTVIIEQARELAKHILAHDPKLEHPRLQYLRSELQNRSQSVAFREVI; encoded by the coding sequence ATGGCGACGGTGGCAGAACTCCGGGAGAAGCTGCGGCGTCCACTGAGCGCCGAGCTGGCGTCCGGCTGCCAGAACCGCGTGGTGGCGGGCGGCGTGGAGAAGCTGCTGGCCTCCCCGCTGGGCAATCCCTTCCCGAAGGTGCGCGAGACGCTGCGCGGCTACGGCGAATGGGACGCCGGGGCGCGCGAGGCAGCGATCCGGGCGGCCCTGGCGCTGCTGGTGGACGAGCAGGCCGCGGTGAAAGTGCCCGCGAAGACGGCGGCGAAGGTGGCCACGCCCGTCGCGGCTCCCGGCGAGAGATTGCCGCCGGACGCGCCGGTGGAGCGCCTGAACACCGGCCCGGGCGGTGCCCGCAAGCTCCAGTCGCTGGGCCTGCACCTGCTGCGCGACGTGCTCCACGCCTACCCCCACCGCCACGAGGATCGCCGCGCGCTGCCGGATCTGGCCGAAGTCGAGGAGGGCCAGAAGGTCACGGTGGAGGGCCGCGTGGTCGCCAAGTCCCGCCGCAGCCCGCGCCCGGGCATGCTCGTCATTGACGTGACGCTGGAGACGCCGTCCGGCGGGCGCGTGAAGGCCACGTGGTTCAACCAGCCGTGGGTCGAAAAGCAGCTGCGCGAGGGAGCCCGGCTGGTGCTGACCGGCCGCGTGAAGAAGTTCGGGCGCAGCGTGCAGCTGGGTGTGGAGCACCTGGAGACCGTGGACGCCGCGCAGGACAGCCTGAGCACCGGGCGGATCGTGGGCGTGTACGACAGCAAGGACGGCATCTCGCAGGAGTTCCTGCGCCGTGCCGCGCACCGCGCGCTGGAGACCGTGCCGCTGGACGACTACCTGCCCGCGCACTGGCGGCGGCAGTACGCCCTGACCGACCTGGGCGACGCGCTGTGGGGCATGCACTTCCCGCACGACGAGGCGCACCTGTCGAGGGCCGGCGCTCGCCTGCGCTTCGACGAGTACCTGTTCCTGGAACTGCGCATGCTCCTCCAGGGCGAGGACGCCGTGCTGGAGGGCAAGCGCTTCAACGCGAAGAGCGACGACATCCACACCTTCGAGGGCGCGCTGCCGTTCCGCTTCACGAACGCGCAGCGCCGCGTGCTGCTGGAGATCACCGACGACATGCGCAGCGACCGGCAGATGGCGCGGCTCGTGCAGGGCGACGTGGGGAGCGGCAAGACCGCCGTGGCCGCGTGCGCCCTGTACCTCGCGGTGCGCGACGGGTACCAGGGCGCGCTCATGGCCCCCACAGAGATCCTCGCGCGGCAGCACTACGCGAACCTCGTCGGGTACCTGGGGCAGCTCGACGTGCGCGTGGGCCTGCTGATGGGCGCGATGACCCCTAAGGCCAAGCTGGAGATGCAGACGCGCATTGCCGAGGGCAGCGTGGACGTCGTGGTCGGCACACAGGCCCTCATTCAGGAGAACGTGCGCTTCGACAACCTGGGCCTCGCCGTCGTGGACGAGGAACACCGCTTCGGCGTGCAGCAGCGGCGCAAACTGCTGAGCGGGCGGCCGGACGTGCTGGTCATGTCCGCCACGCCGATTCCCCGCTCGCTGGCGCTCACCGCGTATGGCGACCTGGAACTGTCCATCATCGACGAGCTGCCGCCGGGCCGCACGCCGATCGAGACCAAGCTGATTCAGGACAACTTCCGCGCGCAGGCCTACGGCTTCGTCATGGGCCAGATCCGCGAGGGCCGGCAGGCGTTCGTGGTCACCGCCCTGATCGAGGAGTCCGACACGCTGGAACTCCTCGCCGCCACGCAGCTGGCCGACGACCTCAAGGCCATCCTCCCCGAGGCGCGCATCGACCTGCTGCACGGCAAGATGTCGGCTGCCGAGAAGGACTACGTGATGGAACGCTTCCGGGCGCGGGATTTCGACATCCTCGTGTCCACCACCGTCATCGAGGTCGGGGTGGACGTCCCCAATGCGTCGGTCATGGTCATCGAGAACGCCGAGCGCTTCGGCCTGGCGCAGCTGCACCAGCTCCGGGGCCGCGTCGGGCGTGGCAGTGCCAAGAGCTACTGCGTCCTGATCGCGGGCGAGCACTCCCAGAAGACCCGCAAGAGATTGAAGATCATCGAGGGAAGCACCGACGGCTTCGTCATCGCCGAGGCCGACCTGAAGCTGCGCGGCCCCGGCGAGATCCGCGGCACCCGCCAGAGCGGCATCCCCGACCTGCGGCTGGCCGACCTCGCCAACGACACCGTGATCATCGAACAGGCGCGGGAACTGGCGAAGCACATCCTGGCGCACGACCCGAAGCTGGAGCACCCCAGGTTGCAGTACCTGCGGAGCGAACTGCAGAACCGGAGCCAGAGCGTGGCGTTCCGGGAGGTGATCTGA
- the cax gene encoding calcium/proton exchanger, translating to MKWLNALLIFLPIAVFLEITHGNPTLIFISACLAILPLAGIMGNATEQLAVRAGSTVGGLLNATFGNATELIIAFFALQAGKLEVVKASIIGSILGNLLLVMGLAVFLGGLKYKEQKFNLKSASTIASLLTISLIALSIPTIFDLSARAVAPELVAQLDVNLSDAAAVVLIIMYVAYILFTLRTHKDILSTSDDEGTHDEHDGPLWSVPVAVGVLAAATIGVAFMSEFLVGTLEAATASLGLTEFFVGLILIPIIGNAAEHAAAVMFALRNKMDLSMTISLGSTVQVALLVAPLLVLAGLIVGKPMNLVVTPLELIAIGAAVLIGNSVVRDGETNWLEGVLLLGVYAILAFAVFFYPVA from the coding sequence ATGAAGTGGCTTAACGCCCTGCTGATTTTCCTGCCCATCGCCGTGTTTCTGGAGATCACACACGGCAACCCCACGCTGATCTTCATCAGCGCGTGTCTGGCGATCCTGCCGCTGGCCGGGATCATGGGCAACGCCACCGAACAGCTTGCCGTGCGGGCGGGCAGTACCGTCGGCGGCCTCCTGAACGCCACCTTCGGCAACGCCACCGAGCTGATCATCGCCTTTTTCGCGCTTCAGGCGGGCAAGCTGGAGGTCGTCAAGGCCAGCATCATCGGCTCGATCCTCGGGAACCTGCTGCTGGTCATGGGTCTCGCCGTGTTCCTGGGCGGCCTGAAATACAAGGAGCAGAAGTTCAACCTCAAATCCGCCAGCACCATCGCCAGCCTGCTTACCATCAGCCTGATCGCGCTGAGCATCCCCACCATCTTCGATCTCTCGGCGCGGGCCGTCGCTCCGGAACTGGTCGCCCAGCTGGACGTGAACCTCAGCGACGCCGCCGCCGTCGTGCTGATCATCATGTACGTCGCGTACATCCTGTTCACGCTGCGCACCCACAAGGACATCCTCTCGACGTCCGACGACGAGGGCACCCACGACGAGCACGACGGCCCGCTGTGGAGCGTTCCGGTGGCCGTGGGGGTGCTGGCCGCCGCGACGATCGGCGTGGCCTTCATGTCGGAATTCCTAGTCGGTACCCTGGAAGCCGCCACCGCCAGCCTGGGCCTGACCGAGTTCTTCGTCGGCCTGATCCTGATCCCGATCATCGGCAACGCTGCCGAACACGCCGCCGCCGTCATGTTCGCCCTGCGCAACAAGATGGATCTCTCGATGACCATCAGCCTGGGTTCCACCGTGCAGGTCGCGCTGCTGGTCGCGCCGCTGCTGGTGCTGGCGGGGCTGATCGTCGGCAAGCCCATGAACCTGGTCGTCACCCCGCTGGAACTCATCGCCATCGGCGCGGCCGTGCTGATCGGGAACTCGGTCGTCCGTGACGGCGAGACGAACTGGTTGGAGGGGGTCCTGCTGCTGGGGGTGTACGCCATCCTGGCCTTCGCGGTGTTCTTCTACCCGGTGGCGTGA